The Thermoplasma acidophilum DSM 1728 genome includes a window with the following:
- a CDS encoding winged helix-turn-helix domain-containing protein produces MAESKVLVKGSPFNKPVIKGKLENNYDMTDDEVKLLMFIKNHGGKVPLYRIKNESGVKDPEAVLKNLFDYGFAADDKERLGEKIILTNEGEFVGQAIRTREEKERIEKLKKEKKEKIKNRSSAQTQ; encoded by the coding sequence ATGGCAGAGTCAAAGGTGCTGGTTAAAGGTTCTCCTTTCAATAAGCCAGTGATAAAGGGCAAGCTCGAGAACAACTACGATATGACAGACGATGAAGTGAAGCTTTTGATGTTCATAAAAAACCACGGGGGAAAGGTTCCGCTGTACAGGATTAAGAATGAAAGTGGCGTTAAGGATCCGGAGGCTGTTCTGAAGAATCTCTTCGACTATGGCTTCGCTGCTGATGATAAAGAGCGCCTCGGAGAAAAGATAATACTGACCAATGAGGGCGAATTTGTAGGGCAGGCGATAAGAACCAGGGAGGAGAAGGAGAGAATAGAGAAGCTGAAGAAGGAGAAAAAAGAAAAGATCAAGAATCGTTCTTCAGCCCAGACCCAGTGA
- a CDS encoding pyridoxal-phosphate dependent enzyme has product MVKNDPVTEVPAYCMVCGKKRVGEELRCKSCGSPFEIRTGFHYRENIEDNFPYIKNMISLGESETPIFHGDDFDLKLDYMLPTFSYKDRGSRILISHIADIRDSYGITRISEDSSGNAGASIAAYGSAAGLAVDIYVPETVAGRKFSQIQAYGANVIKVKGSREDVQSAAERSESFYASHVLRPEFRDGIRTLAYEIYRQYDRMPRNIYIPVSAGTLLLGLYSGLRHLMESGEIAEMPAIVAVQTEAVSPLCAKINGLNYDPDNKLSSIADALVSRKPVLLQKMYQVISEYGRCMTVSDDEIIEARNRLAKKGFLVEYSSATVYAAFRKKPQENSLLVLTGSGLKNDS; this is encoded by the coding sequence ATGGTTAAGAATGATCCTGTCACGGAAGTGCCCGCATACTGTATGGTGTGCGGAAAGAAACGAGTTGGGGAAGAACTGAGATGCAAGAGTTGCGGATCGCCGTTTGAGATTCGAACGGGGTTTCATTATCGGGAAAACATCGAGGACAATTTTCCATACATTAAGAATATGATCTCGCTTGGAGAATCGGAGACGCCGATCTTTCATGGGGACGATTTTGACCTGAAGCTGGATTATATGCTTCCAACATTCTCCTATAAGGATAGGGGTAGCAGGATACTCATCTCGCACATTGCCGACATAAGGGATTCGTATGGTATAACCCGTATTTCAGAGGATTCATCCGGAAATGCAGGTGCGTCGATAGCCGCATATGGATCGGCGGCTGGTTTAGCGGTAGATATATACGTTCCCGAAACCGTCGCCGGAAGAAAATTCTCACAGATACAGGCTTACGGCGCAAATGTGATAAAGGTAAAGGGCAGCAGGGAGGATGTCCAGTCTGCCGCCGAGAGATCTGAATCGTTCTATGCCAGCCATGTGCTCAGACCGGAATTCAGGGACGGCATACGAACACTGGCCTATGAGATCTACAGGCAGTACGATCGCATGCCAAGAAATATATACATACCGGTTTCAGCGGGCACGCTTCTGCTTGGCCTCTATTCAGGGCTTCGCCATCTTATGGAGTCCGGAGAGATCGCCGAAATGCCGGCAATAGTTGCAGTTCAGACCGAAGCGGTTTCGCCCCTCTGTGCGAAAATAAATGGATTGAATTATGATCCTGACAATAAGCTGTCTTCCATTGCAGATGCACTTGTGTCCAGAAAGCCGGTACTATTGCAAAAGATGTATCAGGTCATTTCGGAATATGGAAGATGCATGACCGTTAGCGATGATGAGATCATAGAGGCGAGAAACAGACTTGCAAAAAAGGGTTTCCTTGTTGAATACAGCTCCGCAACGGTATACGCTGCATTCAGGAAAAAACCGCAGGAAAATAGCCTGCTGGTGCTCACTGGGTCTGGGCTGAAGAACGATTCTTGA
- a CDS encoding archaellin/type IV pilin N-terminal domain-containing protein, with the protein MQDKAVSPIIATILLIAITVTLAATFYTEVTPYFTQNQYFTPQAQIQVLSENHTSSYGYYVYVSYFPGTLSLHDVDLNIISNGTYVSVNLGAVYPSSTISNSGVSASITLYTQGEVFTSGSYILLNLSSPISYLAIVDMNTGSNVVTFSPDQ; encoded by the coding sequence ATGCAGGATAAGGCCGTTTCACCGATCATCGCCACGATCCTCCTGATCGCGATAACGGTCACCCTTGCCGCAACCTTTTATACGGAGGTCACGCCTTATTTCACCCAGAATCAGTATTTCACCCCTCAGGCCCAGATCCAAGTGTTGAGTGAGAATCATACATCGAGTTATGGGTACTACGTTTACGTTTCTTACTTCCCAGGGACGCTTTCCCTTCACGATGTGGATCTCAATATTATAAGCAATGGTACGTATGTATCCGTAAATCTCGGGGCCGTATACCCATCGTCCACCATCAGCAATTCTGGAGTCAGTGCAAGCATAACACTGTACACACAGGGAGAGGTCTTTACATCTGGATCCTACATCCTCCTGAATCTGTCCAGCCCGATATCCTATCTGGCCATAGTGGATATGAATACAGGATCGAATGTGGTTACATTTTCTCCAGATCAATGA
- a CDS encoding DUF1059 domain-containing protein: MTYIFRCKDYGFDCSYTLEEERKEDIPPMVKMHFRYAHNIYDFTDDIKNKILEVTKEKR, encoded by the coding sequence ATGACGTACATATTTAGATGCAAGGACTATGGTTTCGACTGCAGTTACACCTTGGAAGAGGAGAGAAAGGAAGATATACCACCGATGGTGAAGATGCATTTCAGATACGCCCACAATATCTATGATTTCACTGATGATATAAAAAACAAGATCCTGGAAGTAACGAAGGAGAAACGTTAA
- a CDS encoding alanyl-tRNA editing protein, whose amino-acid sequence MKTKALYLDDSYATEGTGTAIFVEFTDMKVDQSIFYPTTFGEPNDTGKVIIDGKEYQIVDTIYDGEYIHLISMDTYPQTVVGKTVKQKIDWDKRYIHMRFRTALRIISGLAYAKWKVSCRVNETYDDRAWIDIEKPDITEDEINEIMAEANDVVKKDLDVRFRYIGLEDFNRSEDLKKMSIHDAYDEDRIRIMSIEGLPDQPEFGVNVKKTGEVGQINYKTTKLKGKISNRVNITLQ is encoded by the coding sequence ATGAAGACGAAGGCGTTATACCTAGACGACTCGTACGCGACTGAAGGCACCGGCACTGCAATATTCGTCGAATTTACCGATATGAAGGTGGATCAATCGATCTTCTATCCAACGACTTTCGGTGAGCCAAACGATACAGGAAAGGTTATAATTGATGGAAAGGAATATCAGATAGTTGACACGATATACGACGGTGAATATATACACCTGATCTCAATGGACACATATCCGCAGACCGTAGTGGGCAAGACGGTGAAACAGAAGATCGACTGGGATAAGCGATACATACACATGAGGTTCAGGACAGCCCTGCGTATTATTTCTGGCCTGGCGTATGCAAAGTGGAAAGTTTCATGCAGAGTCAATGAAACGTATGATGACAGGGCATGGATCGACATTGAGAAGCCGGACATAACCGAGGATGAGATAAATGAAATTATGGCTGAGGCCAATGACGTAGTCAAAAAAGATCTGGATGTCAGATTCAGGTACATTGGACTTGAAGATTTCAACAGGAGCGAAGACCTGAAGAAGATGTCGATCCACGATGCATATGATGAGGACAGGATAAGGATAATGAGCATAGAGGGCCTCCCGGATCAGCCGGAATTCGGTGTTAACGTAAAGAAGACCGGAGAGGTTGGGCAGATAAATTACAAGACAACAAAACTGAAGGGTAAAATTTCAAATCGAGTAAATATAACCCTTCAATGA